In Holophagales bacterium, one DNA window encodes the following:
- the aroA gene encoding 3-phosphoshikimate 1-carboxyvinyltransferase — MWPESIAIPDGRAVRGALVVPPSKSVSNRLCNLALVAWQPVTLVRPLLSDDIRRFRDVLVQLGFAVREAAGVAPGEEIVLCPPSEPRAEASLDCGESGTLLRFLVAALTTLPGRFTVDGSARLRERPLAPLLASLRQLGARITCLGSEGFAPLVVDGPSLRGGRTGLDAGSSSQFLSALLMAACRAESPVEIEVRALTSQPYVELTLDLLARQGARVTRLSASSFRVEPVRLAGGRLEVEGDFSAAAYPAAAAALTGGVVHLAGLRRDSRQGDRRLLDLLARMGARVAWDESGVEVQGSGELVALDEPCGDIPDQVPTLAALAPFARGTTRLRDAAHLRVKESDRLRAMASELTRLGALVEERADGLVIPGLWADAVPPHQPVRTSSWNDHRIAMSCALVGLRRPGLSVGEPRVVEKSYPRFWSDLGALLGVRLGAP, encoded by the coding sequence ATGTGGCCTGAGTCGATCGCCATCCCCGACGGTCGCGCGGTCCGGGGTGCCCTCGTCGTGCCGCCGTCGAAGAGCGTCAGCAACCGCTTGTGCAACCTCGCCCTGGTGGCCTGGCAGCCGGTGACGCTGGTGCGCCCGCTGCTCTCCGACGACATCCGCCGCTTCCGCGACGTCCTCGTGCAACTCGGCTTCGCGGTGCGCGAGGCCGCCGGTGTCGCGCCGGGCGAGGAGATCGTTCTCTGCCCGCCGTCCGAGCCACGCGCCGAGGCGAGCCTCGATTGCGGCGAGTCGGGGACGCTGCTGCGCTTCCTCGTCGCCGCGCTCACCACCCTGCCCGGTCGCTTCACCGTCGACGGCAGCGCACGCCTGCGCGAGCGGCCGCTCGCGCCGCTGCTCGCCTCGCTGCGGCAACTCGGAGCGCGGATCACCTGTCTCGGCAGCGAGGGGTTCGCTCCGCTGGTGGTCGACGGGCCGTCGCTCCGCGGCGGCCGGACCGGGCTCGACGCCGGCAGCTCGAGTCAGTTCCTCTCGGCGCTGTTGATGGCCGCCTGTCGCGCCGAGTCCCCGGTAGAGATCGAGGTTCGCGCCCTGACCTCGCAGCCTTACGTCGAGCTGACGCTCGATCTGCTTGCTCGTCAGGGGGCGCGGGTCACCCGGCTGAGCGCGTCCTCGTTCCGGGTCGAGCCGGTTCGCCTTGCCGGCGGCCGCCTCGAGGTGGAGGGCGACTTCTCGGCGGCCGCCTACCCCGCAGCCGCCGCCGCGCTGACCGGCGGGGTCGTCCATCTCGCCGGCTTGCGCCGCGATTCGCGCCAGGGGGACCGTCGTCTGCTCGACCTGCTCGCCCGGATGGGGGCCCGAGTCGCGTGGGACGAGAGCGGCGTCGAAGTCCAGGGCAGCGGCGAGCTCGTCGCCCTCGACGAGCCCTGCGGCGACATCCCCGACCAGGTCCCGACGCTCGCCGCCCTGGCGCCGTTCGCCCGCGGCACGACGCGACTGCGCGACGCCGCTCACCTGCGCGTCAAGGAGAGCGACCGTCTGCGCGCCATGGCGAGCGAGCTCACGCGGCTCGGCGCACTCGTCGAAGAGCGCGCCGACGGCCTGGTGATCCCTGGGCTCTGGGCCGACGCCGTGCCGCCGCACCAGCCGGTGCGCACCTCGAGCTGGAACGACCACCGGATCGCCATGAGCTGCGCGCTCGTCGGACTGCGGCGCCCCGGCCTCTCGGTCGGCGAGCCGCGGGTGGTGGAGAAGTCGTATCCCCGGTTCTGGTCGGACCTCGGCGCGCTGCTCGGCGTGAGGCTCGGCGCGCCGTGA
- a CDS encoding sigma 54-interacting transcriptional regulator produces the protein MIVELGHAGLGPACGRPLGDPGLSDRQRLAALFGGTALLAHLEAAGWRLAGGWGDGHVAPKGALSGLAAVAGRARDAVAPLLLDLLGRLFGREVAGRGPARRVARACAERWTVALTPLVLDVELVRLASEADFLLDVAWGEVRRALVSRRRDDRGRESLWIAGPPEARRRLLGETESYDAACALLGGPAGASLWLPAVAREASAPVLTKARELYRRGQFEQALHELAAADASSEAELLRAACHRHLGGFAASGASLRRLVAAEPRGEVLAEGLDLATVVHSNLGEPGEVDHWLRLGRAGLRGRLAPRLALAEAEAALDRGEPAAMAEHLEAARPALEAPDPAWRWHRVAAELEQSTGAPDRAAASYMQALRVGRRLALPFEAGRLWVGLGNARGELGDLAGAERALAHAARLLGRCEGPVVTTLALFNLAEVRLRRGRLLGVEQIVQASEADNVRQGHLRGWAHDQELAMRLDQVRGRVEASFVRMQRAVERLRAAGQSWRLAELHVLGARALGWLGRAEEAAALLAETTAEAIRETLEPEERPALWALAGCADRAWAEARGGPFERLWRELLDGGEPPPVAWTALQQLDPYRAARLVLDCERLAPDCAPPAWQRQARAVLHRVGANRLAERIGREDVAVWRAVERFASRPAGETEAIPQLFADAGEVSCCLEWEGRGERVTLLGGECGGEELAAPCGDGVLRLTTQRLGAAQRALFALALRDFAPPVAKTAGASPLLGESPALLSARERLQRLAAGEMPVLLLGESGTGKELAAREVHRGSARHGGPFVPVNCAALSETLIHSDLFGHSRGAFTGADRDRAGVFESARGGTVFLDEIGDLPLAVQGNLLRVLQEGEVRRLGESLPRKVDARIVAATHRDLSAMVRAGDFRADLFFRLRVATVRLPPLRERGRDVLGLAEAFLARRGPGATGTPARLSREAQAKLLAYAWPGNVRELQNVLTVARTLAGEGRIGPEHLELGSAEAAAAPAGDYQAQIERLRRRLIDEALAAAHGRPAEAARRLGLTRQTLAYLLRRYGIKTS, from the coding sequence GTGATCGTCGAGCTCGGTCACGCCGGGCTCGGTCCCGCCTGCGGGCGCCCACTCGGCGACCCTGGGCTCTCCGATCGACAACGCCTCGCCGCGCTGTTCGGCGGCACCGCCCTGCTGGCTCACCTCGAAGCGGCGGGCTGGCGGCTCGCCGGCGGTTGGGGGGACGGGCACGTCGCCCCGAAAGGCGCGCTCTCCGGACTCGCCGCGGTGGCCGGACGCGCCCGTGACGCCGTCGCTCCGCTCCTGCTCGACCTGCTGGGGCGGCTCTTCGGGCGAGAGGTCGCCGGACGGGGCCCGGCTCGCCGCGTCGCCCGGGCGTGCGCCGAGCGCTGGACGGTGGCACTCACGCCGCTCGTCCTCGACGTCGAGCTCGTGCGGCTGGCCAGCGAGGCCGACTTCCTCCTCGACGTGGCGTGGGGCGAGGTGCGTCGCGCGTTGGTGTCGCGACGCCGGGACGACCGGGGTCGCGAGAGCCTCTGGATCGCCGGCCCTCCCGAGGCCCGGCGGCGACTGCTGGGGGAGACGGAGTCCTACGACGCGGCATGCGCGCTGCTCGGCGGGCCGGCGGGTGCGTCGCTCTGGCTCCCCGCGGTGGCGCGGGAGGCGTCCGCCCCGGTGCTGACGAAAGCGCGCGAGCTTTACCGTCGCGGACAGTTCGAACAGGCGTTGCACGAGCTCGCCGCCGCCGACGCCTCGAGCGAGGCCGAGCTCCTGCGCGCCGCCTGCCATCGCCATCTGGGTGGCTTCGCGGCGAGCGGTGCGTCGCTGCGGCGTCTCGTCGCCGCCGAGCCGCGCGGCGAGGTTCTGGCCGAGGGGCTCGACCTCGCCACCGTCGTCCACTCCAATCTCGGGGAGCCGGGCGAGGTCGATCACTGGCTGCGGCTCGGCCGCGCGGGCTTGCGGGGGCGGCTCGCACCGCGCCTGGCGCTCGCCGAGGCCGAGGCCGCGCTCGATCGCGGGGAGCCCGCGGCGATGGCCGAGCACCTCGAGGCGGCCCGCCCGGCGCTCGAAGCCCCGGACCCGGCGTGGCGGTGGCACCGCGTCGCCGCTGAGCTCGAGCAGTCCACGGGAGCCCCCGACCGCGCGGCGGCGTCCTACATGCAGGCGCTGCGCGTCGGACGGCGCCTGGCGCTGCCGTTCGAGGCCGGGCGGCTCTGGGTCGGGCTCGGCAACGCGCGCGGGGAGCTCGGGGACCTCGCCGGCGCCGAGCGCGCACTGGCCCACGCGGCGCGCCTTCTCGGGCGCTGCGAGGGGCCGGTGGTAACGACGCTCGCCCTCTTCAACCTCGCCGAGGTGCGCTTGCGACGCGGGCGGTTGCTCGGCGTCGAGCAGATCGTCCAGGCGTCGGAAGCCGACAACGTACGGCAAGGTCATCTGCGCGGCTGGGCGCACGATCAGGAGCTCGCGATGCGGCTCGATCAGGTGCGCGGCCGCGTCGAAGCCTCGTTCGTGCGGATGCAGCGCGCCGTCGAGCGTCTCCGCGCCGCCGGGCAGAGCTGGCGTCTCGCCGAGCTCCACGTCCTCGGGGCGCGAGCGCTCGGCTGGCTCGGCCGCGCCGAGGAGGCCGCGGCGCTGCTCGCCGAGACGACCGCCGAGGCGATCCGCGAGACGCTCGAGCCCGAGGAGCGTCCGGCGCTCTGGGCGCTCGCCGGCTGCGCCGATCGCGCCTGGGCGGAGGCGCGCGGGGGTCCGTTCGAACGGCTCTGGCGCGAGCTGCTCGACGGCGGCGAACCGCCGCCGGTCGCCTGGACGGCGTTGCAGCAACTCGATCCCTATCGCGCCGCCCGCCTCGTCCTCGACTGCGAGCGGCTGGCTCCCGACTGTGCGCCCCCGGCCTGGCAACGCCAGGCGCGGGCCGTGCTCCACCGGGTCGGGGCCAACCGCCTCGCCGAGCGCATCGGTCGCGAGGACGTCGCCGTCTGGCGGGCGGTCGAACGTTTCGCCAGCCGTCCGGCCGGGGAGACCGAGGCGATCCCGCAGCTCTTCGCCGACGCCGGCGAGGTGAGCTGCTGCCTCGAATGGGAAGGTCGCGGGGAGAGGGTCACGCTGCTCGGCGGGGAGTGCGGTGGCGAGGAGTTGGCCGCACCCTGCGGCGACGGCGTCCTGCGGCTGACCACGCAACGCCTCGGCGCGGCGCAACGGGCGCTCTTCGCCCTGGCATTGCGCGACTTCGCGCCGCCGGTCGCGAAGACCGCCGGCGCCTCGCCGCTGCTCGGCGAAAGCCCGGCGCTGCTCTCCGCCCGCGAGCGCTTGCAGCGACTCGCCGCGGGCGAGATGCCGGTACTGCTGCTCGGCGAGAGCGGGACGGGCAAGGAGCTCGCGGCCCGCGAGGTGCACCGCGGCAGCGCGCGGCACGGTGGCCCGTTCGTACCGGTCAACTGCGCGGCGCTGTCGGAGACGCTCATCCATTCCGATCTCTTCGGCCACTCGCGCGGCGCCTTCACCGGCGCCGACCGCGATCGCGCCGGCGTCTTCGAGAGCGCCCGGGGTGGCACCGTCTTCCTCGACGAGATCGGCGACCTGCCGCTCGCCGTGCAGGGGAATCTGCTGCGCGTGTTGCAGGAGGGCGAGGTGCGCCGCCTCGGCGAGAGCCTGCCGCGCAAGGTCGACGCGCGGATCGTCGCGGCGACTCATCGCGATCTCTCGGCGATGGTGCGCGCCGGCGACTTTCGTGCGGACCTCTTCTTCCGGCTGCGCGTGGCCACCGTCCGCCTGCCGCCGCTGCGCGAACGTGGTCGCGACGTGCTGGGGCTCGCCGAGGCGTTCCTGGCGCGCCGCGGGCCGGGGGCGACCGGGACCCCGGCGCGGCTCTCGCGCGAAGCGCAGGCGAAGCTGCTCGCCTACGCCTGGCCGGGCAACGTGCGTGAGCTGCAGAATGTGCTCACCGTGGCGCGCACGCTCGCCGGCGAAGGGCGGATCGGCCCCGAGCATCTCGAGCTCGGAAGCGCCGAAGCCGCCGCCGCCCCGGCCGGCGACTACCAGGCACAGATCGAGCGGCTGCGCCGCCGACTGATCGACGAGGCCCTCGCCGCGGCCCACGGCCGTCCTGCCGAAGCCGCCCGGCGCCTCGGCCTGACGCGGCAGACGCTCGCCTACCTGCTGCGGCGCTACGGCATCAAGACGAGCTGA
- a CDS encoding GAF domain-containing protein: MTTNASRPLAGSPDYDALTREIAAVLEGVDDPVCAMATIACLVKQALPQASWVGFYRVVAPRWLRVGPYQGPLGCLEISFDRGVCGAAAREERTQLVPDVHAFPGHIACDDSARSELVVPVRDAGGNLVAVLDLDSREPAAFDERDARGIEALLERLRAHFGATAAAPLSSS, encoded by the coding sequence ATGACGACGAACGCCTCCCGACCGCTTGCCGGATCTCCCGACTACGACGCCCTCACCCGCGAGATCGCCGCGGTGCTCGAAGGGGTCGACGACCCGGTCTGCGCCATGGCGACGATCGCCTGCCTGGTCAAGCAGGCGCTCCCGCAGGCGAGCTGGGTCGGCTTCTACCGCGTCGTCGCGCCGCGCTGGCTGCGCGTCGGCCCCTACCAGGGCCCGCTCGGCTGCCTCGAGATCTCGTTCGACCGCGGCGTCTGCGGCGCGGCGGCCCGCGAGGAGCGCACCCAGCTCGTCCCCGACGTTCACGCCTTCCCCGGCCACATCGCCTGCGATGACTCGGCACGCTCCGAGCTCGTCGTCCCGGTGCGCGACGCGGGCGGCAACCTCGTCGCCGTGCTCGACCTCGACTCGCGCGAGCCCGCCGCCTTCGACGAGCGCGACGCCCGCGGGATCGAAGCGCTCCTCGAGCGGCTCCGGGCGCACTTCGGTGCGACCGCCGCAGCGCCGCTCAGCTCGTCTTGA